A window from Opitutia bacterium ISCC 52 encodes these proteins:
- a CDS encoding tripartite tricarboxylate transporter permease: protein MDLLFSGFLDILNLQTLLIMGLAIAGGIVVGTLPGLSSVMAISLMLPIAYAFGPVTGLAMLGAIYTAALYGGANSAILLNTPGTPSSLPTAFDGFPLTRQGKANRALYAALFASVLGGLFGTIVLIVAFEPLANLSLKFGPPEFFWLSCLGLCAVAAISEGQVLRGLLSACLGLLIALIGQDPVSGDVRFTFGIYPLISGIEVIPALLGLFSLSQAMKILEAKGSHIAPYQSEPHLFSTLVTKFRSAWSVLLRSSIVGSIIGILPGAGGAIASIIAYNEARRISKEPGKFGKGAVEGIIASESANNSQVSSSLVPMMGLGIPGNVNAAVIMGALMSFGIQPGMGLLTNSSDIAYAFMASLVVSNFLLLGIGYYMVKLTARVLLIPSNYLGPAVIALCIVGAYAATYDIYGVWVMFGTGLLGYVMVRVGIPIGPLALGLVLGPIAEKGLAQSLQMAESESSLLSFTLSRPISVALIFLCIAALFAALYVEKKTRQAEGRKEELASD, encoded by the coding sequence ATGGATCTGCTCTTCTCCGGCTTTTTAGACATTCTCAACCTGCAGACGCTGTTGATTATGGGGCTAGCTATTGCCGGGGGCATTGTGGTGGGCACCCTACCGGGCCTCTCGTCCGTTATGGCCATCTCCCTCATGTTGCCGATTGCCTATGCCTTTGGACCGGTGACCGGTCTGGCCATGCTGGGAGCTATCTACACCGCCGCCTTATACGGAGGAGCCAATTCAGCCATACTTCTGAACACCCCGGGAACGCCATCTTCCTTACCCACGGCTTTTGATGGATTTCCACTTACACGCCAGGGCAAAGCGAACCGAGCACTCTATGCCGCCTTGTTTGCCTCCGTGCTGGGCGGACTCTTTGGGACTATAGTTCTGATTGTAGCCTTTGAACCTCTGGCAAATCTATCACTCAAGTTTGGTCCACCGGAGTTTTTCTGGCTGTCCTGCCTTGGGCTTTGCGCGGTTGCCGCTATATCGGAGGGGCAAGTATTGCGTGGGCTGCTAAGTGCTTGTCTTGGTTTGCTCATCGCTCTCATAGGACAAGATCCAGTTTCGGGGGATGTGCGTTTTACCTTCGGAATCTACCCACTGATTTCGGGGATCGAAGTCATCCCTGCCCTCCTCGGCTTATTTTCCTTATCTCAGGCCATGAAAATACTCGAGGCCAAGGGAAGCCACATTGCACCCTATCAGTCAGAGCCTCATTTGTTTAGTACACTCGTGACAAAATTCAGATCTGCATGGAGTGTCCTTTTGAGGAGTTCTATTGTGGGTAGTATCATCGGAATCCTCCCCGGCGCCGGTGGAGCGATCGCATCGATCATTGCTTATAACGAAGCACGCCGCATCTCGAAAGAGCCAGGCAAGTTCGGTAAAGGTGCTGTAGAAGGCATCATTGCATCTGAGTCAGCGAACAACTCTCAGGTATCCAGCAGTCTGGTTCCGATGATGGGCCTGGGCATTCCAGGGAATGTAAATGCGGCCGTCATCATGGGCGCACTGATGTCCTTCGGCATTCAGCCAGGCATGGGACTGCTCACAAACAGCTCAGATATCGCCTATGCCTTCATGGCTTCCCTCGTCGTATCCAACTTCTTATTACTAGGAATTGGTTACTACATGGTCAAGCTGACTGCACGCGTACTTTTGATTCCAAGTAACTACCTGGGGCCCGCAGTTATCGCTTTGTGTATCGTGGGTGCCTACGCGGCTACTTATGATATCTACGGAGTATGGGTGATGTTTGGAACGGGCCTACTAGGCTATGTCATGGTTCGGGTAGGTATACCAATCGGACCACTGGCTCTGGGGCTCGTCCTTGGACCCATTGCAGAAAAGGGGTTGGCCCAAAGCCTGCAAATGGCGGAAAGCGAAAGCAGCCTGCTCAGCTTTACGCTGTCCCGTCCGATCAGTGTAGCGCTTATTTTCTTATGTATTGCCGCCTTATTCGCGGCCCTATACGTGGAAAAGAAGACCCGACAGGCAGAAGGAAGAAAGGAGGAGCTAGCCAGTGACTAA
- a CDS encoding tripartite tricarboxylate transporter substrate binding protein, with amino-acid sequence MFTPPKLIRLCVTLGVFILLILVIKPFTGDGNLEDSYPAKPIKFIVPFKPGGGSDRIARVLDKFTEAEFGSAFIFVYKPGGGGHLGLRFLANSKPDGYLLATYNTPDLVLGHMTGIANYNGDDLTILGQVAFDPNVFATSLDSPFNSMKEFMDEARRQPGKLRLGISQPKGGNHLATLAMLEEQEIDVSVVIFSGGTEMASAVLGKQVDAGIGGLAPFLGSMEQTKFLAVSGAQRMSKIPDVPTMIEQGIPMNSGTGRVFLAPAGIEAFQVERLKEGLENIFNNEAFQEELRKIGNAPAWMSGEEVTAYLKDFEVKAQQVLEKTGLN; translated from the coding sequence ATGTTTACCCCACCCAAGCTTATCAGATTATGCGTCACGCTGGGCGTATTTATATTACTGATACTCGTAATCAAGCCCTTCACAGGCGACGGGAATCTCGAGGACAGCTACCCTGCAAAACCCATTAAGTTTATTGTGCCGTTCAAGCCCGGGGGCGGAAGTGATCGCATTGCCCGAGTCCTCGATAAGTTTACCGAAGCAGAATTTGGATCGGCGTTTATATTCGTCTACAAACCGGGAGGAGGCGGACACCTCGGGCTTCGTTTTCTGGCGAACTCGAAACCCGACGGCTACCTGCTCGCCACCTACAATACTCCCGACTTGGTGCTGGGGCACATGACGGGCATCGCCAACTACAATGGGGATGACCTCACCATTCTGGGGCAAGTGGCCTTCGACCCCAACGTATTTGCAACCAGCCTGGACAGTCCGTTTAATTCGATGAAGGAGTTTATGGACGAAGCCAGGCGGCAACCCGGTAAACTTCGTTTAGGCATTTCTCAACCCAAGGGCGGCAATCATCTGGCGACCCTGGCCATGCTTGAGGAACAGGAGATTGACGTCAGTGTGGTCATTTTCTCCGGTGGTACGGAAATGGCCAGCGCAGTGTTGGGTAAACAGGTGGATGCCGGCATTGGCGGATTGGCTCCTTTTCTCGGCTCCATGGAACAAACCAAATTTCTAGCGGTGTCCGGGGCCCAACGCATGAGCAAGATCCCAGATGTCCCCACCATGATCGAACAAGGCATTCCCATGAATTCGGGAACTGGTCGTGTCTTCCTCGCACCAGCGGGAATTGAAGCGTTCCAGGTTGAACGGCTCAAAGAAGGCCTGGAGAACATTTTCAACAACGAGGCATTTCAAGAGGAACTGAGAAAAATCGGAAACGCTCCGGCCTGGATGAGTGGCGAGGAAGTCACAGCCTACCTGAAGGATTTTGAAGTTAAGGCTCAACAGGTCTTGGAGAAGACCGGACTAAACTAA